In one Streptomyces sp. T12 genomic region, the following are encoded:
- the rapZ gene encoding RNase adapter RapZ translates to MSEHDTQPTGERDQEAQETHNKTGEDLTQQDAPQEDGAQVSTGIETAGVPEAVIPELVIISGMSGAGRSTAAKCLEDLGWFVVDNLPPALIPTMVELGARSQGNVARIAVVVDVRGRRFFDNLRESLAELDTRGVTRRIAFLESSDDALVRRFESVRRPHPLQGDGRIVDGIAAERQLLRELRGDADLVIDTSSLNVHELRAKMDAQFAGEEEPELRATVMSFGFKYGLPVDADLVVDMRFLPNPHWVPELRPFTGLNEEVSAYVFNQPGAKEFIDRYSELLQLIAAGYRREGKRYVTIAVGCTGGKHRSVATSEKLAARLASQGVETVVVHRDMGRE, encoded by the coding sequence ATGAGCGAGCACGACACACAGCCCACAGGTGAGCGAGATCAAGAAGCTCAGGAAACCCACAACAAGACCGGCGAGGATCTCACCCAGCAGGACGCACCCCAGGAAGACGGAGCACAGGTGAGTACGGGCATCGAGACAGCCGGGGTCCCCGAAGCGGTCATCCCCGAGCTGGTGATCATCTCCGGCATGTCCGGGGCCGGCCGCTCTACGGCCGCCAAGTGTCTGGAGGACCTCGGCTGGTTCGTCGTCGACAACCTTCCGCCCGCGCTGATCCCCACCATGGTGGAGCTCGGCGCCCGCTCCCAGGGCAATGTGGCGCGGATCGCGGTGGTCGTCGACGTCCGTGGCCGACGCTTCTTCGACAACCTCCGCGAGTCCCTCGCCGAACTCGACACCCGGGGCGTCACACGCCGGATTGCCTTCCTGGAGTCCTCCGACGACGCCCTGGTGCGCCGCTTCGAGTCGGTGCGCCGCCCGCACCCCCTCCAGGGCGACGGCCGCATCGTCGACGGCATCGCCGCCGAGCGCCAGCTGCTGCGCGAGCTGCGCGGCGACGCCGACCTGGTGATCGACACCTCCAGCCTCAACGTGCACGAGCTGCGGGCCAAGATGGACGCCCAGTTCGCCGGCGAGGAGGAGCCCGAGCTGCGGGCGACGGTCATGTCCTTCGGCTTCAAGTACGGCCTCCCGGTCGACGCCGACCTGGTCGTGGACATGCGCTTCCTGCCCAACCCGCACTGGGTCCCGGAGCTGCGCCCCTTCACCGGCCTCAACGAGGAGGTGTCGGCGTACGTCTTCAACCAGCCCGGCGCGAAGGAGTTCATCGACCGCTACTCCGAGCTGCTCCAGCTCATCGCGGCCGGATACCGCCGGGAGGGCAAGCGGTACGTGACGATCGCGGTCGGCTGCACCGGCGGCAAGCACCGCTCGGTCGCCACATCCGAGAAGCTCGCAGCACGCCTTGCCTCCCAGGGCGTGGAGACGGTGGTCGTACACCGGGACATGGGACGGGAATGA
- the uvrC gene encoding excinuclease ABC subunit UvrC — protein sequence MADPSSYRPKPGQIPDSPGVYRFRDEHRRVIYVGKAKSLRQRLANYFQDLAGLHPRTRTMVTTAASVEWTVVSTEVEALQLEYSWIKEFDPRFNVKYRDDKSYPYLAVTMNEEYPRVQVMRGHKKKGVRYFGPYAHAWAIRDTVDLLLRVFPVRTCSAGVFKNARRTGRPCLLGYIGKCSAPCVDRVSAEEHRELADEFCDFMTGRTGTYLRRLERQMMEAADEMEYERAARLRDDIEALKKAMEKNAVVLADATDADLIAVAEDELEAAVQIFHVRGGRVRGQRGWVTDKVEEITTGALVEHALQQLYGEETGDAVPKEVLVPALPDPVEPVQEWLSGRRGANVSLRIPQRGDKRALMETVERNAQQALVLHKTKRASDLTTRSRALEEIADALDLDSAPLRIECYDISHLQGDDVVASMVVFEDGLQRKSEYRRFQIKGFEGQDDVRSMHEVITRRFKRYLAEKEKTGEWADGENTLGDTSPGPLTDAESDPLTDASSVPLANGLKDDDGRPKRFAYPPQLVVVDGGQPQVAAAQRALDDLGIDDIAVCGLAKRLEEVWLPGEDDPVVLPRTSEGLYLLQRVRDEAHRFAITYQRTKRAKRFRSSPLDDVPGLGETRKQALIKHFGSVKKLRSATIDQICEVPGIGRKTAETIAVALAQAAPAAPAVNTATGEIMEDEESDTTAETSGEPVSAGAPDERRGQER from the coding sequence ATGGCCGATCCCTCCAGCTACCGCCCCAAGCCGGGACAGATCCCGGACTCTCCCGGGGTGTACAGGTTCCGTGACGAGCACCGCCGGGTGATCTACGTCGGAAAGGCGAAGAGCCTGCGCCAGCGCCTGGCGAACTACTTCCAGGACCTGGCGGGCCTGCACCCGCGCACCCGCACGATGGTCACCACGGCCGCGTCCGTGGAGTGGACCGTGGTGTCCACAGAGGTCGAGGCCCTGCAGCTGGAGTACTCCTGGATCAAGGAGTTCGACCCCCGGTTCAACGTCAAGTACCGCGACGACAAGAGCTACCCGTATCTCGCGGTGACGATGAACGAGGAGTACCCGCGTGTGCAGGTGATGCGCGGTCACAAGAAGAAGGGCGTCAGGTATTTCGGGCCGTACGCGCACGCGTGGGCGATCCGTGACACCGTCGACCTCCTCCTGCGCGTCTTCCCGGTGCGCACCTGCTCGGCCGGCGTCTTCAAGAACGCCCGCCGCACCGGCCGCCCCTGCCTGCTCGGCTACATCGGCAAGTGCTCCGCCCCCTGCGTGGACCGCGTCTCCGCCGAGGAGCACCGTGAACTGGCCGACGAGTTCTGCGACTTCATGACCGGCCGCACGGGCACGTATCTGCGCCGCCTAGAGAGGCAGATGATGGAAGCGGCCGACGAGATGGAGTACGAGCGGGCCGCCCGCCTGCGCGACGACATCGAGGCCCTGAAGAAGGCCATGGAGAAGAACGCGGTCGTGCTCGCCGACGCGACCGACGCCGACCTCATCGCGGTCGCGGAGGACGAGCTGGAGGCGGCCGTGCAGATCTTCCACGTCCGCGGCGGCCGGGTGCGCGGCCAGCGCGGCTGGGTCACCGACAAGGTCGAGGAGATCACCACCGGAGCCCTCGTCGAGCACGCCCTCCAGCAGCTCTACGGCGAGGAGACCGGGGACGCGGTGCCCAAGGAGGTCCTGGTCCCGGCCCTGCCCGACCCCGTGGAGCCCGTGCAGGAGTGGCTGTCGGGGCGCCGCGGCGCCAACGTCTCGCTGCGCATCCCCCAGCGCGGCGACAAGCGCGCCCTCATGGAGACCGTCGAGCGCAACGCCCAGCAGGCGCTCGTCCTGCACAAGACCAAGCGCGCCTCCGACCTGACCACGCGCTCGCGTGCCCTGGAGGAGATCGCCGACGCCCTCGACCTGGACAGCGCCCCGCTCAGGATCGAGTGCTACGACATCTCGCACCTCCAGGGCGACGACGTCGTGGCCTCCATGGTCGTCTTCGAGGACGGGCTGCAGCGCAAGAGCGAGTACCGCCGCTTCCAGATCAAGGGCTTCGAGGGCCAGGACGACGTCCGCTCCATGCACGAGGTGATCACCCGCCGCTTCAAGCGCTACCTCGCCGAGAAGGAGAAGACGGGCGAGTGGGCCGACGGCGAGAACACCCTCGGTGACACCTCGCCCGGTCCCCTCACCGACGCCGAGTCCGACCCGCTCACCGACGCCTCCTCCGTCCCCCTCGCCAACGGCCTCAAGGACGACGACGGCCGCCCCAAGCGCTTCGCCTACCCGCCGCAGCTCGTCGTCGTCGACGGCGGGCAGCCGCAGGTCGCGGCCGCCCAGCGGGCCCTGGACGACCTAGGTATCGACGACATCGCCGTCTGCGGCCTCGCCAAGCGCCTGGAGGAGGTCTGGCTGCCCGGCGAGGACGACCCGGTCGTCCTGCCCCGCACCAGCGAGGGCCTCTATCTGCTCCAGCGCGTCCGGGACGAGGCCCACCGCTTCGCGATCACCTACCAGCGCACCAAGCGCGCCAAGCGTTTCCGGTCGAGCCCGTTGGACGACGTCCCCGGCCTCGGTGAGACTCGCAAGCAGGCGCTGATCAAGCACTTCGGTTCGGTGAAGAAGCTGCGATCCGCGACAATCGACCAGATCTGTGAGGTTCCAGGTATAGGTCGCAAGACGGCCGAGACGATCGCCGTGGCTCTCGCCCAGGCCGCCCCGGCCGCACCCGCCGTGAACACGGCGACTGGAGAGATCATGGAAGACGAGGAATCCGATACGACGGCGGAGACCTCGGGGGAGCCCGTGTCCGCGGGTGCCCCGGACGAACGACGGGGGCAGGAGAGATGA
- a CDS encoding LacI family DNA-binding transcriptional regulator, whose protein sequence is MATMADVARSAGVSVATVSHVLNGTRPVLPHTRQAVLDAMDELGYTPNTLARSLVTSRTRSIGLAVSAISNPYFTEILQGVEAAALEHGYSLLIADPHDDPEHERKVVQLLHERRVDGMIVTPSADPRELIAYLGRHNVPTVLLDRVVDTTTDGSPHFDQVCADSAEPVARLVTHLADLGHRRIALVAGLPGLSTTSERLTGYRDGLAAAGLAFDEHLVMHGDSESAGAEQATAALLSLASPPTALVTANNAMTIGALRALRDRGLSVPDDIALCCFDDFAWADLFSPRLTAIAQPSRDIGAHAVRVLLDRLASPDRAAQTVRLPCTFVHRTSCGCAEQPRDSATSRTSRTAAKPETPEVREIPARPGEPEGTAKPPPSGSPEQPLTSVKGTIS, encoded by the coding sequence ATGGCAACCATGGCCGACGTCGCGCGGAGCGCCGGCGTGTCCGTGGCGACCGTCTCGCATGTGCTGAACGGCACCCGGCCGGTGCTGCCCCACACCCGCCAGGCGGTGCTGGACGCCATGGACGAGCTCGGCTACACGCCCAACACCCTCGCCCGTTCCCTGGTGACTTCCCGCACCCGGTCCATAGGGCTCGCGGTGTCGGCGATCAGCAACCCGTACTTCACGGAGATACTCCAGGGCGTCGAGGCCGCTGCTCTGGAACACGGCTACAGCCTGCTCATCGCCGACCCGCACGACGATCCGGAGCATGAACGCAAGGTCGTCCAGCTCCTGCACGAGCGCCGCGTGGACGGCATGATCGTCACGCCCTCCGCGGACCCGCGCGAGCTCATCGCCTACCTCGGGCGCCACAACGTGCCGACCGTCCTCCTCGACCGCGTGGTCGACACCACGACCGACGGCTCTCCGCACTTCGACCAGGTCTGCGCCGACAGCGCCGAACCCGTGGCCCGGCTCGTCACTCATCTTGCCGACCTCGGCCACCGGCGGATCGCCCTGGTCGCCGGCCTGCCCGGACTCAGCACCACCAGCGAGCGGCTCACCGGATACCGGGACGGCCTGGCGGCCGCCGGGCTCGCCTTCGACGAACACCTCGTCATGCACGGCGACTCCGAGTCGGCCGGCGCCGAACAGGCCACCGCCGCACTGCTGTCGCTCGCCTCGCCGCCGACCGCACTCGTCACCGCCAACAACGCGATGACGATCGGTGCCCTGCGCGCCCTGCGCGACCGCGGTCTGTCCGTGCCCGACGACATCGCGCTGTGCTGCTTCGACGACTTCGCCTGGGCCGACCTGTTCTCACCCCGGCTCACCGCGATAGCCCAGCCCAGCAGGGACATCGGCGCCCACGCGGTCCGCGTGCTGCTGGACCGGCTCGCCTCGCCGGACCGAGCTGCCCAGACGGTGCGTCTCCCCTGCACCTTCGTGCATCGCACATCGTGCGGCTGTGCCGAACAGCCTCGGGATTCCGCGACATCCAGAACATCCAGGACAGCGGCGAAACCCGAGACACCCGAGGTGCGCGAAATACCCGCCAGGCCCGGGGAACCCGAGGGCACCGCCAAGCCCCCGCCATCCGGCAGCCCCGAACAACCCCTGACGTCCGTGAAAGGAACCATCTCGTGA
- a CDS encoding carbohydrate kinase, translating into MIVVAGEALIDLVPQGTGALAGLQPALGGGPYNTAVALGRLGSPTAFCSRTSYDAFGDALLDGLREAGVDVSAVQRGMEPTTLAVATIDAKGSAAYSFYVEGTADRLFTAPPELPAATRAVSFGTCSLVLEPGASAYEELMRSAAAQGVFTALDPNVRAGLIPDPDGYRARFKSWLPSVSLLKLSEEDALWLGGTPREWLAAGPAAVVITQGGDGLTAFTRDGAVHAVAGEEVDVVDTIGAGDTVNAALLHGLAAQDALSAEALLGLGADGWTRLLRFAARAAAITCSRAGAEPPYASELGDF; encoded by the coding sequence GTGATCGTCGTCGCCGGTGAGGCCCTGATCGACCTGGTACCGCAGGGCACGGGCGCCCTGGCGGGCCTGCAGCCGGCGCTCGGCGGCGGGCCCTACAACACCGCCGTGGCCCTCGGTCGCCTCGGCTCCCCCACCGCCTTCTGCTCCCGCACCTCCTACGACGCCTTCGGTGACGCCCTGCTCGACGGGCTGCGGGAGGCCGGGGTCGACGTATCGGCCGTGCAGCGCGGTATGGAGCCGACCACCCTCGCGGTCGCCACCATCGACGCGAAGGGCTCGGCCGCCTACTCCTTCTACGTCGAGGGCACCGCCGACCGGCTCTTCACGGCACCCCCGGAGCTGCCCGCGGCGACCCGCGCGGTGTCCTTCGGTACCTGCTCGCTCGTCCTGGAGCCGGGGGCGAGCGCCTATGAGGAGCTGATGCGGAGCGCGGCCGCGCAAGGGGTGTTCACCGCGCTCGACCCCAACGTCCGGGCCGGACTGATCCCGGACCCGGACGGTTACCGGGCCCGATTCAAGAGCTGGCTGCCGTCGGTGTCGCTGCTCAAGCTCTCCGAGGAGGACGCGCTCTGGCTGGGCGGCACGCCGCGCGAGTGGCTGGCCGCGGGACCGGCGGCCGTGGTGATCACTCAGGGCGGTGACGGGCTGACCGCCTTCACGCGGGACGGCGCGGTGCACGCCGTAGCGGGCGAGGAGGTCGACGTCGTGGACACGATCGGTGCGGGCGACACCGTGAACGCGGCCCTGTTGCACGGCCTGGCCGCCCAGGACGCCCTGTCCGCCGAGGCGCTCCTGGGACTGGGCGCCGACGGCTGGACACGGCTGTTGCGGTTCGCGGCGCGGGCTGCCGCGATCACCTGCTCCCGGGCGGGCGCCGAGCCGCCGTACGCCTCTGAACTGGGGGACTTCTAG